The Rhizobium rosettiformans genomic sequence CCTGAAGACCGCCAATGAAGACCAGCGCGTCGGCATCGACATCATCCGTCGTGCGATCGAGGCCCCGGTCCGTCAGATCGCTGAGAATGCCGGCGCCGAAGGCTCGATCATCGTCGGCAAGCTGCGTGAGAAGCCCGAATTCGCCTATGGCTGGAACGCCCAGACCGGCGAATACGGAGATCTCTTTGCGCAGGGCGTCATCGACCCCGCCAAGGTGGTCCGCACGGCCCTTCAGGATGCAGCCTCCGTTGCTGGCCTCCTGATCACGACTGAGGCGATGATTGCCGAGAAGCCGAAGAAGGACGCAGCCCCGGCGATGCCGGCCGGCGGCATGGACTTCTGAGATCCGCTTTCGCAAAAACGCAAGGGGCCGCCTGTCGCAGGCGGCCCCTCCTTGTTTGAAACGGCCTGGCCTCGATCAGGCCGCAAGCGCCGGGGAAACCGGGCTCAGTCCCTCGAAGGTCGGACGGGCGATGTAATAGCCCTGGATCAGATCCACGCCGAGTTCCGTCAACACCTGAAGCTCGCCAGCCGTCTCCACACCCTCGCAGACGGCGGTGACGCCGAGATCGCGCAGCATGTCGAGTGTCCGCCGGACCACGACCTGCTTGACCGCATCGGTATCGATGCCCCGGATCAGATCCATGTCGAGTTTCACAAGGTCAGGCTGGAAACGGGTCAGAAGATTGAGCCCGGAATAGCCCGCGCCAAAATCGTCGATCGCTGTCTTGAAGCCGATCTCGCGGTAGCTCCGGAGAATGTTGAGCAGATGCGCCGTGTCGAGCTTCTCGACTTCGGTGAATTCGAAGATGATACGATCGAGCGGAAAATCGGTGCGCCGGGCAGTCTCCAGCGTCTGTCGGATGCAGGCGCGCGGCTCATAAACGGCATTGGGCATGAAGTTGATTGACAGATGCGGCATGTTGCTGCGCGGAAAGAGGTGAGCCGCCAGCTCGATGGCTCGCACGCGACACTGCTGATCGAACGCATAGCGATTGTCGGGATCGACCAGGGACAGGACGGAACCTGCCCCGCTCCCGTCAGCGCCTCTCACAAGCGCTTCATGTGCGAAAATCTCTCCGCGACGCGTATCCATGATCGGCTGGAAGGCCATCGTGAACGTGGAGCTAAACGCAGCCCCATTCTTGCAACCTTGGCAGGTCATGTTGTCTCCTTGAAGCCGAGGAATGCATTAAAGCGTGGGGCTCTTAAGGAAGATTGAAGGCGGCTACACAGGTCACTCTTAAAATATCAACCAGCATCGTCCTTATTTCATGACCTTTTTTGGGTACCTCATTTAATCAATTTAAATAATAGGATATCCTCGAATATGAGGCTGATTCGAGAAAGCCTCGCGGGCTAAATGACTTAGCTGGGGATGCGGACATGAGGGAACAGACTGATATTGAGACCTGGGCGATGGTCCGGGCTCAGCAGATCGTCATGCAGCAAGGCGCAAATCTGGTTGTCGCGGCGCAGAGGCTGGATCACAAGAAAACCACCGCGAACACCTATGCGCTTCGCAGCGCGATCATGGCATCGCTGATCGAAGCCATGAAATCACCGCCTGCGGAAGCCTTGGTTTCCATGGAGGCGCAGGCCTGAGACGAGGCTCGAGCAGCCGAACATCGGAACCTGCAGAGGACATCGAACGAAGCCCTTGGCGGCCGCGTTGCTCGATTGAACGTCGCGTTCGAAAGTAATTGGACGGGAAAGCTCTCAGATCGCGTTTCCCCCGGCCGATGCAAGCGTTACCTCACCTTGATCGCGGCAGTCAGACATGCGAGCGTCCGGCCATGCGCATTCTGCTCGTGGAAGACACGCTCGACGTTGGAGAGGCCATCTCTCGCCGCTTTGAAACCATCGGCCATACGGTCGATTGGGAGACGAACGGCCGTGCGGCCTCCGAGATCCTCGACTTCACCGAATATGATCTGGTGATCCTGGATGTCATGTTGCCGGGCATGGATGGCTTCTCGATCCTGAAGCGGATGCGCGACCAGGGCTCGACCGTGCCTGTGCTTGTGCTGACGGCTCGTTCGGAAATCGACGACCGCGTCGGCGCCCTCGACCTCGGCGCGGACGATTACCTGGTGAAACCCTTCGATTTCCGGGAACTCGAAGCCCGTGCCCGCGTGCTGCTGCGGCGACATGCCGGTGGCGAGGCGACCAACGTGATTGCCTGTGGTGACGTGTTGCTCGACCGCACCCAGCGTACGGTCAAGGTCGGCAACCGCGAAGTCCAGCTGAAGCGCCGCGAAATGACCCTGCTCGAAATCCTGGCAAGCCGTCCGGGACGCGTCTTCAGCAAGGACCAGTTGCTCGACCAGCTCTTCGGCTTCGACGAACCTGCAGGCCCGAATGCCATCGAGCTCTATGTCGGACGCCTGAGAAAGAAGCTTGAAGGCGCCAGGGCGCGTATCGTGACCGTGCGTGGTGTGGGGTATCAATTGGTGTCCGATGCAGAGGACTAGGCGCTCCCTCTTCGCACGCCTCGTCATCCGCGTTGCAATCGTGCTGGCGGGTGGCGCCGCGATCCTGATGACGGCGGCGTGGCTTTATGCTCGTGCGGCGGCCGACGAGGCCTATGACCGGCTCCTGCAGGGCGCGGCAATCCAGATCCTCGACAGTCTGGTGGTCGAAGAAGGCCGCATCGCGGTCAACCTGCCGCCGAGCGCTTTCGAACTGCTCGGCCTCGCACCGCGAGACAAGATCTTCTACCGCGTCATGGCACCCGACGCTTCGACGCTGACCGGCTATGAGGACCTGGAGTTCCCTGGAGACATTGCCAATGCCCGCACCGAGGTCCTGTTCCAGACGTCACGCTTTCGCGATCAGCCGGTGCGCATGGTGGCCGCCAGCCGCGCGATTGCCGATCCCTCGCTCGGTGGTTGGGCCAAGGTCCTGATCGCCCAGACCATCGAGGCCCGTCAGGCACTGACGACCGAATTGACGACCCGCGCCCTGGTACTTGTCGGCGTCATGAGCCTGCTTGCGCTCGGGGGGACCATTGTTGCCGTGCGCTATTCGCTGCGACCGCTCGATGCACTCGGCGACACGCTTCGCCGCCGGGACAGCCAGGATCTGACACCGCTCGCTATAAACGTGCCTCGCGAAATCTCCCCATTCGTGGAGTCCATCAACCACTTCATGGGCCGGCTGGATGACCGATTGCAGCTGTTGCAGCGTTTCATTGCCGACAGTGCCCATCAGATCCGCACGCCCCTGACGGCGTTATCGGCCCAGGTCAGCCTGATCAACGAAGAGGCTCTTTCGGAGAATGACCGCCGCCACCTCGACCGGGTGAAGAACCGGGCATCGGAGCTCGCGCGCTTCACCACGCAGTTGCTCAACCATGCCATGGTCATCCACCGCTTCGATTCCGTGCAACTCTCGCCGATCGACGTCGTCGATGTCGCGCGCAAAGCCTTCCGCGCCGCCGTGCCGATCACCATCGACCCTGACATCGTCGTCTCCTTCGAGGCGCCGCCAGAGCCTTTGATGGTGCTCGGCGATGGCTTGAGCCTGCGCGAAGCGATCGTCAATGTCATCGACAACTCGCTGCGCCACGGCGTGGTGTCGAGCCTTGCGGTGCGCGTGATCCGCCGGGGCGATTTCGTTCTGGTCGAGGTGGAAGATGATGGCCCCGGCATCCCGGCCCAGGACTGGGCGCAAGTGACCCGACGCTTCGTCTCATCGAAGTCAGGCGAAGGCAGTTCCGGCCTCGGCTTCGCCATCGCCTCTGAGGTGGCAACGACGCTGAACGGTGCACTGGCCTTCCGCGAACGCACGCCAGAGACGGGCTTCACCGTTTTCCTCGAGCTCCCCCTGATTGATGCGAGGCCGACCATATGAGCCTTTCAACGCAATTCCGCACCCTTGTCGGCGGCCTGCTGGCGGCCACCCTGGCATCGACCTCGGCACTCGCCCTTGAGGGGGAGCGCTCGGTCTTTCCCGCACCCGGCTCGGAACGAACGAAGCTTGTCATCAACGGGGTGACCGATGCCGATGTCATTGCGCCGCTGATCCGGGACTTCCAAGAAACGGCGCGCGACGTGACGGTCGAATTCAACGACTATGTCAGCAACGATCTCTTCCGCGAGGCGGAACTGGCCTGTCGTCAGCGGCGAAGCCACGGCGACCTGTGGATTTCCTCCTCGGTCGACCATCTCGTCAAGCTCGCCAATGACGGCTGCGCCAGATCCCACCAGTCCGAGGAAACGGAGCGTGTTTCGGCCTGGGCCAACTGGCGCGACGAAATCTTCGGCTTTGCCTTCGAGCCCGCCGTCATCGTCTATGACGCCTCGCAGGTGCCTCCGGAAGATGTCCCCCGCTCGCATGTCGAGATAGCCGAACTCTTGCGCCGCAAGCCGGACGAATACTGGACCCGGATCGGCACCTATAATGTTCAGCTGTCAGGCGTCGGCTATTTGCTCGCCTTCCACGATGCCCAGCAGGCGCCGACGAGTTACGGCCGCCTCCTGGAGAGCTTCAGCCGTGCCCAGGTGGTGACCAGCTGTTGCAACAAGGAAGTGCTCGATCTGATCGAGGAAGGCAGACTGAAGATCGCCTACAACATCCTCGGCTCCTATGCCTATGCTCGCTATCTGCGCAACAACGACATGCAGGTGGTCGTCCCCCGCGATTACACGCTGATCCTGACCCGCGGCGCGATGATCCCGACCCATTCGCCCCAGCCGGATCTCGCTGCCCGCTTCGTCGATTACCTGGTTTCCGAGCGCGGCCAGAAGGTGGCCCGCGAGAAAGCCTTCTACTTTGCCGAAAACGCCCCCCTGCCCCCGGGCGTCGACGGTCCGATCTCGCTGATCGAATCCGGCATCGGCAGGCCGATCCGTGTCGGCCCCGCACTGCTCGCGGCCCAGGATCGGGCCACCCGGGAAGAGTTCATTCGCAACTGGACCTCGCTCTTCGCGCCCGGCGCACGGTGACGCGTGAAAGCGGCGTGAGGCAAACGAAAAGGGCGGCGCCCTGTCGGCGCCGCCCCCATAATTCTGATCGATGTTTCCAGGGAGACGCTCAGTCCACCCCGCGCGCAATGGCTTCCGTGGTGACGTAGCGGCGCTGATAGAGGAAGAGCGAGCCCCCGACGACCAGACCAATCACGTCGGAGATCAGTCCGCCACTGATCATGCTCAGTGCCCCGACGAGCAGGAGCAGTCGCAGCGGCACGCCGAGTGCGCCGAAGAACCATCCCTGGACCGCAGCCGCCAGCATGTAGATGCCGAGGCTTGCCGATACGAACACATGCAGGACTTCCAGCCAGGTACCCTGCATCAGCATGGCCTGCGAGTAGAAGAACATGAACGGCACCACGAAGGCCGCGAGGCCGATCTTGAAG encodes the following:
- a CDS encoding EAL domain-containing protein, which encodes MTCQGCKNGAAFSSTFTMAFQPIMDTRRGEIFAHEALVRGADGSGAGSVLSLVDPDNRYAFDQQCRVRAIELAAHLFPRSNMPHLSINFMPNAVYEPRACIRQTLETARRTDFPLDRIIFEFTEVEKLDTAHLLNILRSYREIGFKTAIDDFGAGYSGLNLLTRFQPDLVKLDMDLIRGIDTDAVKQVVVRRTLDMLRDLGVTAVCEGVETAGELQVLTELGVDLIQGYYIARPTFEGLSPVSPALAA
- a CDS encoding response regulator transcription factor gives rise to the protein MRILLVEDTLDVGEAISRRFETIGHTVDWETNGRAASEILDFTEYDLVILDVMLPGMDGFSILKRMRDQGSTVPVLVLTARSEIDDRVGALDLGADDYLVKPFDFRELEARARVLLRRHAGGEATNVIACGDVLLDRTQRTVKVGNREVQLKRREMTLLEILASRPGRVFSKDQLLDQLFGFDEPAGPNAIELYVGRLRKKLEGARARIVTVRGVGYQLVSDAED
- a CDS encoding sensor histidine kinase, producing the protein MQRTRRSLFARLVIRVAIVLAGGAAILMTAAWLYARAAADEAYDRLLQGAAIQILDSLVVEEGRIAVNLPPSAFELLGLAPRDKIFYRVMAPDASTLTGYEDLEFPGDIANARTEVLFQTSRFRDQPVRMVAASRAIADPSLGGWAKVLIAQTIEARQALTTELTTRALVLVGVMSLLALGGTIVAVRYSLRPLDALGDTLRRRDSQDLTPLAINVPREISPFVESINHFMGRLDDRLQLLQRFIADSAHQIRTPLTALSAQVSLINEEALSENDRRHLDRVKNRASELARFTTQLLNHAMVIHRFDSVQLSPIDVVDVARKAFRAAVPITIDPDIVVSFEAPPEPLMVLGDGLSLREAIVNVIDNSLRHGVVSSLAVRVIRRGDFVLVEVEDDGPGIPAQDWAQVTRRFVSSKSGEGSSGLGFAIASEVATTLNGALAFRERTPETGFTVFLELPLIDARPTI
- a CDS encoding ABC transporter substrate-binding protein: MSLSTQFRTLVGGLLAATLASTSALALEGERSVFPAPGSERTKLVINGVTDADVIAPLIRDFQETARDVTVEFNDYVSNDLFREAELACRQRRSHGDLWISSSVDHLVKLANDGCARSHQSEETERVSAWANWRDEIFGFAFEPAVIVYDASQVPPEDVPRSHVEIAELLRRKPDEYWTRIGTYNVQLSGVGYLLAFHDAQQAPTSYGRLLESFSRAQVVTSCCNKEVLDLIEEGRLKIAYNILGSYAYARYLRNNDMQVVVPRDYTLILTRGAMIPTHSPQPDLAARFVDYLVSERGQKVAREKAFYFAENAPLPPGVDGPISLIESGIGRPIRVGPALLAAQDRATREEFIRNWTSLFAPGAR